Proteins from one Oncorhynchus tshawytscha isolate Ot180627B linkage group LG16, Otsh_v2.0, whole genome shotgun sequence genomic window:
- the ly86 gene encoding lymphocyte antigen 86 has translation MDKLQIFYHSCDPLQDIGIIVNTCLPMPPSYKGNLRVSLLLRQSIEELYLSTNVLTGVVAPSSHDEPLCLPDFPRFSFCSWKKGEFIMKNR, from the exons ATGGACAAACTGCAGATATTCTATCACAGCTGTG ACCCTTTACAGGACATTGGCATCATTGTTAACACATGCCTTCCCATGCCACCATCCTACAAGGGCAATTTGAGAGTGTCACTTCTGCTTC GGCAGTCTATTGAGGAGCTATACCTGTCTACTAATGTGCTCACAGGAGTGGTGGCTCCGTCATCCCATGACGAGCCCCTGTGCCTGCCCGATTTCCCCCGCTTCTCCTTCTGCTCCTGGAAGAAAGGAG AATTTATTATGAAAAACCGGTGA